From Nicotiana tabacum cultivar K326 chromosome 15, ASM71507v2, whole genome shotgun sequence, the proteins below share one genomic window:
- the LOC107813424 gene encoding dirigent protein 16-like, with product MLSQSPSSIFIAFLFATINLALLVSAIDTQTPGEPILELYMHDILGGSNPTARPITGLLGNIYSGQVPFARPLGFQPPKDGVAIPNSNGAIPTFNINGVPLGTGLAGTTFAGNQNSQTTVTTQLGPDGLGLGFGTITVIDDYLTSSPELGTQNLGKAQGVYVSSSADGSTQMMAFTAMFEGGEYGDSLNFFGVYRISSPMSRISVTGGTGKFKNACGFAEIRSLIPAGQHVTDGAETLLRITVHLTY from the exons ATGCTAAGTCAGTCACCATCTTCCATTTTCATTGCATTCTTATTTGCAACAATAAACTTGGCACTCCTTGTTTCTGCAATTGATACTCAAACTCCTGGAGAACCGATCCTGGAATTATACATGCATGATATTCTTGGAGGCAGTAATCCAACAGCTAGGCCGATAACCGGATTATTAGGCAATATTTACAGTGGACAAGTCCCTTTTGCAAGGCCTCTTGGTTTCCAACCTCCTAAAGATGGTGTAGCAATTCCCAATTCCAATGGTGCAATCCCAACATTTAATATCAACGGTGTTCCACTAGGAACTGGCTTAGCAGGCACAACATTTGCTGGTAACCAGAATAGCCAAACTACTGTGACTACTCAATTAGGTCCTGATGGCTTGGGCCTCGGCTTTG GTACCATTACTGTTATCGACGACTACTTGACTTCCTCCCCTGAGTTGGGCACACAAAATCTTGGAAAAGCTCAAGGTGTCTATGTTTCAAGCTCTGCAGATGGAAGTACTCAAATGATGGCGTTTACGGCCATGTTTGAAGGAGGGGAATATGGTGATAGTCTCAATTTCTTTGGAGTTTACAGAATTTCAAGTCCCATGTCACGAATTTCAGTTACAGGAGGAACTGGTAAGTTTAAAAATGCTTGTGGATTTGCAGAGATTCGTTCCCTTATACCAGCTGGTCAACATGTCACAGATGGTGCAGAGACATTGTTAAGGATTACTGTCCATCTTACTTATTGA